The genomic window TCGAACAGGCCAATCTCGCGGTTGTTCGCCAACGTGGTGGCCAGAATGATGAGCGCAACCGCGAGAATGACCGTGAAGATGCGCCCCATCAACAGTTGCTCCTTTTCGGAGGCGTTGGGCTTGATGAACTCGATGTAGAAGTTGCGCACGCAGAAACCGGCGTTGCGATTGAGCGCGGTGTCCATGCTGGAGATCGACGCGGCGAACATGGCGCAAACAATCAGGCCCACCATGCCGGTCGGAAGCACGTGCGCGGCGATGGCCATGTAGGAGCCCTCGGTCGGGTTCGGCATGTCGGGGAAAACCTGCGCAAGGTCGGGATAGATCACGGAACAGGCCATGACCGGAAGAAAGGCCACGATCGGAATGAAGATCGATCCGGTGGCAATCACCAGCGTCGACTTCTTCGCCTGTCCGCCATCCTTGACCGACAGGAATTTTGCGCCCTCCTGCGAAAGGTCGGAGGCCTGCATGATGCGCATGACCATGCTCAACCCCAGGAAGGCAATCCAAACGCTCGGCGCCTCCACCATGTTGAAGTTGGTGAACTCCGCCGGAATCTTTTCCATCAGGCCCGGCAGGCCGCCGATCTCCGGAAGCATCAGCGTGCGGATCAGCACCGTGATGGTGCCCACGATGATGATCGTCATCTGGACAAAGTCGGAGGCGATGACCGACCACGCCCCCGCGCCGAGCGAAACGCAGGTGACCACGATGCCGAGAATCAGGATGCAGAGGTTGAGCGGCACACCGACCGCCGCGCTCATGAAGATGGAGACCGTCATCAGCCACATGGCGCCGATCATCATGTTGGCGGGAATCTGCACCCAGATCCAGAACTGCTCGGTGAAGCGCCCGTAGCGCCGCCGGATGCCTTCCGCCACGGTGATGACGCGCATCTGGCGGTAGCGACGGGCCAGGAAGAAAAAGATGATCAGATAGGCCGGCAGCCATAGCCAGTAGAGGATGAGCATCAGGAAGCCCATTTCATACACGCGGCAGGCGGCGGCCGTGAACGTCCAGGCCGACAAGCCGGAGGCAATGCCCGACATGCCGGTCATCCACCAGAGCATGTTGCCGCCCCCGCGGAAAAAGTCGCTCGCGTTATGCGCAATCTTGCGGCACACGAAGCCGATCGACATCGTGAACAGCAGATATAAACCAATGACCAGGTAATCCCAAATTCCCAACATAATGTATCCTTCCTTTCATGCACCCTAAAGGTGTTCAAACTCGCTCTGCCGTCTACTCATTTCCCCTCACGCTCCAGCAGTTTTTGGTTTACGTGCGGCGTGGCATCTTTCCGGAATTCGCGTTTCAGCAACGCCAACAGCTCCTCCGTTTTTTCGGGATGTGATTGCGCGAGGTTGTTGCTCTCGGAAACATCCTTTTCCATATCGAACAGCTCGATCTTCAGATCGGGTTCGAACGGCGAAGCGTTGTAGACCACCAGCTTCCAGTCGCCATGCCGCAGCGCGAGGTTTTTCGGCGTGCGCCAATAGAAGGTTTCCGGGTCGGCGGCATGCAGGAAATCCCGCCCTTCCGACGCCCCTTCAAGACCTGCCAGCGAAAGGATCGTTGGATAGAGGTCCTGCACAATGACCGGCTGGTCCCACGCGTCGGCTTGCAACCGCCCCTTCCAATAGAGGAACGCCGGGGTGCGCACGCCGCCATCGTAGGGGAACGCCTTCCATCCGCGCAGCGGGCCGACATCGCCATACACCCCATCGTTGCCGTAAAAATTAGTCTCGTGGAAATCGTCCGGGATATACCATTTTTTGCCCGGCGAAGACGGGCCGTTGTCGGAGAAGAGCACCACCAGCGTATTTTCCAGCAGGCCGCGCTTTTCGAGGGTTTCCATGACGCGCCCGATGGAGTCGTCGAGCTGCGCCATCATGCCGGCATAGCCCACGCGGGTTTGGGTTTCGTATTTACCCTCGTAGGGCGCCGCCCATTTCGGATCGACCTGGATCGGCACATGCGGAGCGGTGTAGCTGAGGCAGAGGAAAAACGGATCGTTCCCGGCACCTTTCAGATAGCGGATCGCATCGGCCGTCAGCAGGTCGGTCGTATGGCCTTCCTCCTTCGGAGCCACGCCATCATTGCGCCACCAGTCGTAGCCGGTTTCGGGATTCTCGCGGGTATACTGGTCGAACCAACCGCCGCGCAGGCCGTAGTGGTAGTCGAAACCATGCGCGCGCGGCGCCAGCTCCGGCTGGACGCCGAGGTGCCATTTCCCGATCAGGGCGGTCTTGTAGCCGTTGCGACGGAACACCTCCGGCAACGTATCGGCAGCGGCCGGGATGCCGTAGTGGTCGTCGTGCTGGATCGGATAGACAATCCCGGAACGGCTCGGTGCCTGGCCGGTGAAAAACGCGGCGCGCGTCGGGGTGCACGTTGAATACGTATAGAACCGGTTCAACCGGATGCCTTGCTTGGCATAGCGGTCGATGGCGGGCGTTGCAATGTCGCCGCCCATGTAGCCGAGATCCTTCCACCCCGCGTCATCGAGAATGATGGTCAGCACGTTGGGCTTCCGGGCTTTTTCGTAGACCTTGAAGTTTTGATAGCGGCTGCAGCGCGTCCACATGTGGCGCAGGCCGATGCGCCCTTCGTTGACCGGAGGAAACTGGCAGAGCTCCCACTTGAACTCGTGCCGCTCCCCGTTGCGTTCGGCCACGAAACGCAACCATCCGTTTTCCTTGATGGCGGTGATGTGCCACGTCTCGCCGGGTTTGAAGAGATCGATGTCCGAATATTTCGGATCGAACATCGTCTCCTTCTGGAACTTTTTCAGTTCCGCGGCCGGGTAGCGCCGGGCGGCGACATAGCGGCCATCGGTGGCGTAGGAAACATGCAGCGCGTTCATGTGGAGGAAATAGGATTTCATCCAGGGTTCCCAACGCTTTTCCGTGGATTGGAAAATATCCGTCGGCCATTCATCGGTGCCGAGCCCGGTTGCCTGGATGTAGAGGATATTGACGCCGGCATCCAGATTGGCATCGAGCCGGGTGTAGTCGTATTCAATCTTCACATCGCCGGAAAAGACGCGCTTCGTCCAAAGCACGGCGTGGCTGGCGTTTTCCTTGAGAACCGGACCGGCCGAATAGGTCATGCCGTCCGCACCATTGGTCACCCAGGCCTTGTTTCCTTCCAGGAACCAGTTTTGCTCCCAGTCCCCGGTGCCGTCATCGGCGAACACCGGTGTCCACTCAGAGGCATTCGCGGCGACAGCCATCAGCCCTAGCGCGAGTAGCAGACCGCGATTCATTTGGAACCCTTCTTCATCCGCAACTCAAACTGCGCCTCGTAGAGCGAGTCCGGCCACACGCGGGCGCCGTTCGACTCCAGCACCTCCACCTGCGATTCGTCGAACGCCTGCGGGTTGCCGTGGAAACCAATGACGTAGGGCATGATGATGCGGCCATGGACGCTCTCGGGACGGATGAAGCCGTATTCGCCGGGTTCACCTTCGCCGGTGTTGTTGTAGTTCCATAAAACGAGGCCGCGCAAATGGTTCGGCAGGCTTCCCAGCGCCCCGCCCCAACGGCCATATTTCCAGCCGCCGGAAATGTTGTCGAACAGCGTCCAGCGCGGTTGGGAGGCGTGCGATTCGAAGCAGGTGTCCGCGCGGTATTCGCAATTCAGGAACACATTGCCGGAGCATTTCCCGGCCACGCCGCTGGCGTGCCAGTGGCCCGACGTGTCTTCGACATCGCGCACCAGCACATGCGAAGAATTATGCACCGAAATCGCATTGTGCCCGGCGTTGCCATCGAGCACCAGGTCTTGAACCGTCGTGGCGGCGCAGGCCTTGATGGATACGGCGCGGCTCCAGTCGGTGAAGCGGCAGTTCCGGATCCAGCCGTTGACGGTTTTCGAAAAGGCCACGCCGCTCCAGCCGCTATCGTCCTGGAACGAGCGATGGTGGACAAAGTCGCCATGCCAGTTGCCGCGAAAGGCGATCCCCTCCACACCGACTTCTTCGAGCGGTTCATAGTTGATGACCATCCACCCCTGCGCCGCTATCACCTCCGTATGGATCGGCTCCTTGAACACCAGCGTGTTGCCGTCGATGTTTTGGATCAAGTGGAACTCGTCGATCACCACGCCCTGCCCATTGATTTTTTTCCACGCCGGGTCGGGCGTGTACGGCGCAACCGCCTCGGCGACCAGCTGCGGCGAATTATTCTCCAGGTTCAGCAGCACCCAGTCGCCCGCCTTGAACGCAGCGGCATCCTTGACCTGCACCGAGAAGGTTTCCCGCCGCGCATCCGCCACGACCGCCGTCTTGGTCTTGCTTTCGCCTTTGCCCTTGAACTCGATCATGAAGGGGCAGGAATAGAGCTTTTTCGGGTCGGTCGGATCGAGGTGCAGGTTCATGAACAACTCGGTTCCGCCTTCCCCGCTGCCGCTGCCGCGTAAAACGATCCCGCTTCCGCCGATGCGGATCGGCTGGTTGACCGGATCGGTCGGTTCGTTGATCAGGAAGCGGCCGGGCGGGAAAAAGACGATGCCCGAGCCCTGTTTTTCGGCGGCCTCAATGGCAAGCAGAATGGCTTTCTTGTCGGACTTGCCATCGTTGGGAACCGCACCGGAGCGGGTGACATCGAACACCTTGGCCTCCACGGTAGGAAGCGGTTCCTCGCCATGGCGGTAGCCGGCGAATGAAAAGTCGGCCAGTTCCGGTTCGCCCCCGGTCTGCTTGGCCTCGCGGAATTGGGTCCACAGCCGGGAGGGGGTTGCGGCAGCCCGATGCGTTGCCTTGACCCGTTCCCATTCGGCCTTGGCTTCGGCCACCCAGGCGGGCGCCCCGCCCAACCGCTTGGCCAGCTGCGCCTCGAACAGGGACGCTGGTTCCACCGGCGCGCCGTAGGATTCGAACAGGCCGAGGTGCTCGCGGTTGAAGGTGCTCATCACGCCGTGGAAGCCGATGTAGTTGGGATACGCCACCTTGGTCTTGCCGAAATATTTATTCTTCGCGTCCTCCTCCGTCTTCGGCATGTTCCAATAGTCGTGGTGGATCTTTTCGCCAATCTGCTCAAAGTTCCAGAAGGTGAGGTCGCGCAGGTGGTTCGGCTGGAGCACATAGCTTCCGCCATTGTCGCGCAGGTTGGCCACGCTGATGTCCCACAGCGAGCAATACGGGAACTGCGCGTGGAAATCGGGCCCGCCGCAGCGCGGCGTCTGCTTGGTGGCGCCGACCGATTCGTAGCGCCAGATCACGCCGCCGACATTCTCGTGCGAGATGCCGCAGCCGTGGAACGACCCCTTGTCGGTGAGATCCTGGCATAAGCCGATCAGGTTGCCGCCGCCCCAGTTCATGCTGAAGTTGCCATGGCCTTGATGGCCCTCGATCGTGTTCATGATGAAGGATGACGCAATGCAGCCGGAGGCTAGGAACGCCTGGGTCATATCGGTGAAACGGCAGCGGCGGATCCAGCAGTTGCGCCCCTGCTTCATGCCGATCCCCTGGAAGCCGCTGTCGTGGATGAAATCCTTGTGATGCACAAACGGCACCGGACAGTTGCCCGTAAAATGGAGATCCTCCACCCCCCACCCTTCAATCATCGGATAATCGTAAACCGTCCACTCGACAACCGGATCGATGTCGGCACGGATCGGCTCCACGAACGTGACCACATTCCCGGCCACCTTGGCCACGACATGCTTCTCGGCCACCGACACGCCGTTTTCGTTGATCTCCTTGAAAATGTCCCGAGGCTTCAGGCCTTTCAGATACCAGTCGTTCAGCTTGGTGCTTTGCGCGCAAAGCATCACGGTTTGGTTCGGTTTGATCTTCGATGCGTCGTCGAGGGTGATGCAGAAGGTTTCGGCCCCCGCGGGCTTCACGACCTTCGCGAGTTTGGTTTGTTGATCGCGATATCGGGAAAGGTGCGCCTCATTGGTCGGATGCCGGAAAACAAAGACGGGGGGCACCGTCCATTTTTTCTCCGGATCCTCGGGCAGGAAATGGTGCTTCTGGTGAATCTCGGTTCCGTTCGCCCCGCTGCCGCTGCCGCGCAGCACAATGTTGGCGCCGTTGATTTCGATGGGATCGGCAATGCCTTCCCTTTCCGCCACCAGGAATTTTCCCGGCGGGAAAAAGACGATGCCCGAACCGTTGGCCTCGGCGGCCTTGATGGCGCGCTGGATGGCCGCATAGTCGTCTTTGCCATCGTCCGGGAGGGCACCGAACCGCGCAACATCGAACACCTTCCACTCCACATCCGGAATGGCTTCGGCTCCATACATGTAGCCCGCCCACGAATAGTCGGGGATGACGGGCTTGCCCGAATCCCAGTCGTTCCACACCTCGGAAGTCGCGGCATGCGCCACCCCCCCGAAAACCAGCAAAGCGAGAAAACCATAGTTCATCAGCACATCTCCATCATGAATTGGTAGGTCCGCTCGGCAAAGCCCGGCGGCGGTTCGTGCGCAAAGTCGGGATAGACCTCGAGCGACTTGGTTGAAGCAATCTTGTTGTAGGCCGCAAACTGCGTGGAGGGCGGGCAGACGGTGTCGCGCAAGGTGGTGGCCAGCAGGACCTCGGCCTTGATGCGCGGCGCGAGGTGCTGCACATCGATGTAGCCCAATTGCCTGAAGATCTCGTCCTCGCGCCGATGCTGCGGGTCGAACTTGCGGAAATATTCCTCCAACTCGGCATAGGCATCCTTTGCGAGGTCGAGGTCGTAAACCCGTTTGTAGTCGCACAGGAACGGATGCACCGGGGCGCAGCGCGCAACGCGCGGCTCCAGCGCCGCGCAAGCCAAGGCCAGCGCCCCGCCCTGGCTACCGCCCATCGCGCCGACCCGGTTTTCATCCACGTCGTCCATCGCCATCACGATCTTTGCCAGCTGGGCGGTGTCGAGGAAGATGGAGCGGTAGAGCATTTTTTCCGGCGCATCACCGAGCCCCCGGATGATATGGCCGCGGTGGGTATTGCCCCTCACGCCGCCAACATCCTCGGAGCATCCGCCTTGTCCCCGGCAGTCGAGCGCGGCAACCGTGAAACCGGCGGCGGCATAGCCCAGCTTCTCGAGCCATCCGCCGCAGTCGCCGGTGTAGCCGTGGAACATCAGCACCGCCGGATGCGGCACTGCGACCGGCTTCGGTTGCAAGAGCTTGGCATGGATCCGGGCTCCGCCGGCACCGGTGAACCACAGATGCGAGCAGGTCGCGAACGGCGTTTGGAATTCCTCGTCGGGAATGATTTCGATCCGCGGATCGACGGCGTTCATTTCCGCCACGGCGGCATCCCAATAGGCATCGAAATCGTCCGGCCTCGGGTTGGTTCCCCGATACCGGGACAACTCCTCCAGCGGCATATCAAACGTAGATGGCATCCAATCACTCCTTATTGTTTTTTACCACAGAGGACACGGAGGCATAGAGATCCTGACACTCCGTGCCTCTGTGCTCTCTAGCGAAGCGGGTGGTAAAGAAATCCATGATCAGTAGCGAGGCTTTTCCCAAATCTTCTTCACGAAATGGCAAACCATCTTGGGTTGTCGGTCGCGGGTGAAGGCGCCCTTCTTGTTTCCGCCGACGCGCACGAAATTCTGGGCGGTACGGAAGTCGGCGAAATTCCAGATGTGCTCGCCGACGACAAAGTCGAGTTCGCGCATCACTTCGATCAGGCCGAGGATCAGCTCGGTCTGGTATTCCTCGCTCCACTGCTCGGCCGGCAGGCTGTGCAGGCCGGCGATGGTGTCGGCGCCGAACTCCGTGATCATGATCGGCTTCTTGAAGGCGGCATACATTTTTTCGAGCGTGTTGCGCAGGTCGTCCTTGGCATCGGCCACCTGGCCGGGCAGGTGGTACCACCCCGGGTAGAGGTTCACGCCCACGACATCGAAGAACTCCATCACGAGGTCGTTTTCCGCCTTGCAGGTGATCATCGTGACCGGGCGGGTGGAATCCATCGAGCGCACCAGCTCG from Pontiella desulfatans includes these protein-coding regions:
- a CDS encoding DUF4955 domain-containing protein, translated to MNYGFLALLVFGGVAHAATSEVWNDWDSGKPVIPDYSWAGYMYGAEAIPDVEWKVFDVARFGALPDDGKDDYAAIQRAIKAAEANGSGIVFFPPGKFLVAEREGIADPIEINGANIVLRGSGSGANGTEIHQKHHFLPEDPEKKWTVPPVFVFRHPTNEAHLSRYRDQQTKLAKVVKPAGAETFCITLDDASKIKPNQTVMLCAQSTKLNDWYLKGLKPRDIFKEINENGVSVAEKHVVAKVAGNVVTFVEPIRADIDPVVEWTVYDYPMIEGWGVEDLHFTGNCPVPFVHHKDFIHDSGFQGIGMKQGRNCWIRRCRFTDMTQAFLASGCIASSFIMNTIEGHQGHGNFSMNWGGGNLIGLCQDLTDKGSFHGCGISHENVGGVIWRYESVGATKQTPRCGGPDFHAQFPYCSLWDISVANLRDNGGSYVLQPNHLRDLTFWNFEQIGEKIHHDYWNMPKTEEDAKNKYFGKTKVAYPNYIGFHGVMSTFNREHLGLFESYGAPVEPASLFEAQLAKRLGGAPAWVAEAKAEWERVKATHRAAATPSRLWTQFREAKQTGGEPELADFSFAGYRHGEEPLPTVEAKVFDVTRSGAVPNDGKSDKKAILLAIEAAEKQGSGIVFFPPGRFLINEPTDPVNQPIRIGGSGIVLRGSGSGEGGTELFMNLHLDPTDPKKLYSCPFMIEFKGKGESKTKTAVVADARRETFSVQVKDAAAFKAGDWVLLNLENNSPQLVAEAVAPYTPDPAWKKINGQGVVIDEFHLIQNIDGNTLVFKEPIHTEVIAAQGWMVINYEPLEEVGVEGIAFRGNWHGDFVHHRSFQDDSGWSGVAFSKTVNGWIRNCRFTDWSRAVSIKACAATTVQDLVLDGNAGHNAISVHNSSHVLVRDVEDTSGHWHASGVAGKCSGNVFLNCEYRADTCFESHASQPRWTLFDNISGGWKYGRWGGALGSLPNHLRGLVLWNYNNTGEGEPGEYGFIRPESVHGRIIMPYVIGFHGNPQAFDESQVEVLESNGARVWPDSLYEAQFELRMKKGSK
- a CDS encoding sodium:solute symporter family transporter, with product MLGIWDYLVIGLYLLFTMSIGFVCRKIAHNASDFFRGGGNMLWWMTGMSGIASGLSAWTFTAAACRVYEMGFLMLILYWLWLPAYLIIFFFLARRYRQMRVITVAEGIRRRYGRFTEQFWIWVQIPANMMIGAMWLMTVSIFMSAAVGVPLNLCILILGIVVTCVSLGAGAWSVIASDFVQMTIIIVGTITVLIRTLMLPEIGGLPGLMEKIPAEFTNFNMVEAPSVWIAFLGLSMVMRIMQASDLSQEGAKFLSVKDGGQAKKSTLVIATGSIFIPIVAFLPVMACSVIYPDLAQVFPDMPNPTEGSYMAIAAHVLPTGMVGLIVCAMFAASISSMDTALNRNAGFCVRNFYIEFIKPNASEKEQLLMGRIFTVILAVALIILATTLANNREIGLFEFSNLVFSLVIPPMVVPAVFGFVYKKTPVWSGWSTVVVGFCAAFFAKFYISIDAAGKYIWGLDEMNKMEHGDVTFIVITAFTLMCSISWFFFSSLFYKRVTPGHRESIEALFKDMRTPIDHVAEKSENRDAAQYHIVGSLNLILGSLLMCGFLIPNSLGGRMVFIYCGGVVAGIGGILLTIYKKKVAAEQG
- a CDS encoding DUF1961 family protein; the protein is MNRGLLLALGLMAVAANASEWTPVFADDGTGDWEQNWFLEGNKAWVTNGADGMTYSAGPVLKENASHAVLWTKRVFSGDVKIEYDYTRLDANLDAGVNILYIQATGLGTDEWPTDIFQSTEKRWEPWMKSYFLHMNALHVSYATDGRYVAARRYPAAELKKFQKETMFDPKYSDIDLFKPGETWHITAIKENGWLRFVAERNGERHEFKWELCQFPPVNEGRIGLRHMWTRCSRYQNFKVYEKARKPNVLTIILDDAGWKDLGYMGGDIATPAIDRYAKQGIRLNRFYTYSTCTPTRAAFFTGQAPSRSGIVYPIQHDDHYGIPAAADTLPEVFRRNGYKTALIGKWHLGVQPELAPRAHGFDYHYGLRGGWFDQYTRENPETGYDWWRNDGVAPKEEGHTTDLLTADAIRYLKGAGNDPFFLCLSYTAPHVPIQVDPKWAAPYEGKYETQTRVGYAGMMAQLDDSIGRVMETLEKRGLLENTLVVLFSDNGPSSPGKKWYIPDDFHETNFYGNDGVYGDVGPLRGWKAFPYDGGVRTPAFLYWKGRLQADAWDQPVIVQDLYPTILSLAGLEGASEGRDFLHAADPETFYWRTPKNLALRHGDWKLVVYNASPFEPDLKIELFDMEKDVSESNNLAQSHPEKTEELLALLKREFRKDATPHVNQKLLEREGK
- a CDS encoding alpha/beta fold hydrolase; the encoded protein is MPSTFDMPLEELSRYRGTNPRPDDFDAYWDAAVAEMNAVDPRIEIIPDEEFQTPFATCSHLWFTGAGGARIHAKLLQPKPVAVPHPAVLMFHGYTGDCGGWLEKLGYAAAGFTVAALDCRGQGGCSEDVGGVRGNTHRGHIIRGLGDAPEKMLYRSIFLDTAQLAKIVMAMDDVDENRVGAMGGSQGGALALACAALEPRVARCAPVHPFLCDYKRVYDLDLAKDAYAELEEYFRKFDPQHRREDEIFRQLGYIDVQHLAPRIKAEVLLATTLRDTVCPPSTQFAAYNKIASTKSLEVYPDFAHEPPPGFAERTYQFMMEMC